One genomic segment of Penaeus chinensis breed Huanghai No. 1 chromosome 13, ASM1920278v2, whole genome shotgun sequence includes these proteins:
- the LOC125031538 gene encoding uncharacterized protein LOC125031538 isoform X2 has product MGRRRIQRCTTPELKDVLLESSGGRWFRPINGYDVVFPGILLGDADTALSTNLLKDIGVTHVLNAAQGHNNEVYRGYVSTTANYYKKKGIFYLGIPAMDMPGFYLKPYFREAADFIQHALQQGGKVLVHCQCGISRSASLVAGFLMLRRGMNVQTALATISKKRSIFPNQGFLSQLCDLDYELRRSGEIADSDLPDRRGSLPYRETSPFRNPSAYPRFTLVPYRTFETYSDTKTYVPPRRSSSVDRYEAPTKPFAHNPLVDSKTYSRTRSSTSPVRYTRSPSVSYTKSFIDDDDEEPINTKVFDTYKRYVRSSTTPLPSSVYRERLARILDYYVPPRNILYDTTPTPYSYSFETYYPDRTYQYINNLNKYYDTYRYMREPSPVRAYSPVPERRTYNMVPLRGYHSGENASKVSRLTSLGILSVSS; this is encoded by the exons ATGGGGCGCCGCAGGATCCAGCGCTGCACCACGCCAGAGCTTAAGGACGTCCTCCTCGAGTCGTCAGGAGGAAGGTGGTTCCGTCCCATCAACGGCTACGATGTGGTCTTCCCGGGAATCCTTCTCGGGGACGC cgACACGGCTCTCTCGACCAACCTCCTGAAGGACATCGGAGTGACCCACGTCCTCAATGCCGCCCAGGGCCACAACAACGAGGTCTACCGCGGCTACGTCAGCACCACCGCGAACTACTACAAGAAGAAGGGCATCTTCTACCTGGGCATCCCCGCCATGGACATGCCCGGCTTCTACCTCAAGCCGTACTTCAGGGAGGCCGCGGACTTTATCCAACACGCGTTGCAGCAAGGAG GGAAGGTTCTGGTGCACTGCCAGTGCGGAATCTCGCGGTCAGCCTCTCTCGTCGCCGGCTTCCTGATGCTCCGACGTGGTATGAATGTCCAGACTGCTCTCGCCACCATCAG CAAGAAGAGGAGCATCTTCCCCAACCAGGGCTTCCTGAGTCAGCTGTGCGACCTGGACTACGAGCTGCGCCGGAGCGGGGAGATCGCCGACTCCGACCTGCCAGACCGCCGCGGGTCTTTGCCTTACCGCGAGACGTCGCCCTTCCGTAATCCGTCGGCGTACCCTCGGTTTACGTTAGTGCCTTACAGGACCTTCGAGACGTATTCCGACACCAAGACGTACGTGCCCCCGCGAAGGTCCTCCTCCGTCGACCGGTACGAGGCTCCCACCAAGCCTTTCGCCCACAACCCGCTCGTGGATTCCAAGACCTACAGCCGCACGAGGTCCTCCACGAGCCCCGTCCGCTACACGCGCAGCCCCTCCGTGTCCTACACGAAGTCCTTCATCGACGATGACGACGAGGAGCCCATCAACACGAAGGTGTTTGATACGTACAAGCGATACGTCAGGTCATCCACGACACCGCTGCCGTCCTCGGTCTACAGGGAGAGGCTGGCCCGTATCCTGGACTACTACGTGCCACCCAGGAACATCCTCTACGACACTACGCCAACACCGTATTCCTACTCATTTGAGACGTACTACCCCGACAGGACCTATCAGTACATCAACAACCTCAATAAGTACTACGACACCTATAGGTACATGCGGGAGCCGAGCCCCGTCAGAGCCTACTCGCCCGTGCCCGAGCGCCGCACCTACAACATGGTGCCTCTCAGGGGCTACCACTCGG
- the LOC125031538 gene encoding uncharacterized protein LOC125031538 isoform X1, translated as MGRRRIQRCTTPELKDVLLESSGGRWFRPINGYDVVFPGILLGDADTALSTNLLKDIGVTHVLNAAQGHNNEVYRGYVSTTANYYKKKGIFYLGIPAMDMPGFYLKPYFREAADFIQHALQQGGKVLVHCQCGISRSASLVAGFLMLRRGMNVQTALATISKKRSIFPNQGFLSQLCDLDYELRRSGEIADSDLPDRRGSLPYRETSPFRNPSAYPRFTLVPYRTFETYSDTKTYVPPRRSSSVDRYEAPTKPFAHNPLVDSKTYSRTRSSTSPVRYTRSPSVSYTKSFIDDDDEEPINTKVFDTYKRYVRSSTTPLPSSVYRERLARILDYYVPPRNILYDTTPTPYSYSFETYYPDRTYQYINNLNKYYDTYRYMREPSPVRAYSPVPERRTYNMVPLRGYHSGTTYVSTYPYTEKYFPTICKYPATARALNTATLSTFATLRA; from the exons ATGGGGCGCCGCAGGATCCAGCGCTGCACCACGCCAGAGCTTAAGGACGTCCTCCTCGAGTCGTCAGGAGGAAGGTGGTTCCGTCCCATCAACGGCTACGATGTGGTCTTCCCGGGAATCCTTCTCGGGGACGC cgACACGGCTCTCTCGACCAACCTCCTGAAGGACATCGGAGTGACCCACGTCCTCAATGCCGCCCAGGGCCACAACAACGAGGTCTACCGCGGCTACGTCAGCACCACCGCGAACTACTACAAGAAGAAGGGCATCTTCTACCTGGGCATCCCCGCCATGGACATGCCCGGCTTCTACCTCAAGCCGTACTTCAGGGAGGCCGCGGACTTTATCCAACACGCGTTGCAGCAAGGAG GGAAGGTTCTGGTGCACTGCCAGTGCGGAATCTCGCGGTCAGCCTCTCTCGTCGCCGGCTTCCTGATGCTCCGACGTGGTATGAATGTCCAGACTGCTCTCGCCACCATCAG CAAGAAGAGGAGCATCTTCCCCAACCAGGGCTTCCTGAGTCAGCTGTGCGACCTGGACTACGAGCTGCGCCGGAGCGGGGAGATCGCCGACTCCGACCTGCCAGACCGCCGCGGGTCTTTGCCTTACCGCGAGACGTCGCCCTTCCGTAATCCGTCGGCGTACCCTCGGTTTACGTTAGTGCCTTACAGGACCTTCGAGACGTATTCCGACACCAAGACGTACGTGCCCCCGCGAAGGTCCTCCTCCGTCGACCGGTACGAGGCTCCCACCAAGCCTTTCGCCCACAACCCGCTCGTGGATTCCAAGACCTACAGCCGCACGAGGTCCTCCACGAGCCCCGTCCGCTACACGCGCAGCCCCTCCGTGTCCTACACGAAGTCCTTCATCGACGATGACGACGAGGAGCCCATCAACACGAAGGTGTTTGATACGTACAAGCGATACGTCAGGTCATCCACGACACCGCTGCCGTCCTCGGTCTACAGGGAGAGGCTGGCCCGTATCCTGGACTACTACGTGCCACCCAGGAACATCCTCTACGACACTACGCCAACACCGTATTCCTACTCATTTGAGACGTACTACCCCGACAGGACCTATCAGTACATCAACAACCTCAATAAGTACTACGACACCTATAGGTACATGCGGGAGCCGAGCCCCGTCAGAGCCTACTCGCCCGTGCCCGAGCGCCGCACCTACAACATGGTGCCTCTCAGGGGCTACCACTCGGGTACGACCTACGTGTCAACGTATCCTTATACAGAGAAATACTTCCCGACCATCTGCAAGTATCCAGCCACAGCGCGGGCACTAAACACAGCCACGCTCTCCACCTTCGCGACTCTCAGGGCGTAA